In Synechococcus sp. CC9616, the following are encoded in one genomic region:
- a CDS encoding adenylate kinase, giving the protein MKSRLLFLGPPGAGKGTQAARLCQAHGIKHLSTGDLLRSEVAAGTALGQEAEAVMNRGELVSDALVLAIVESQMKALNGGGWLLDGFPRTVPQAEALDKLLSELQQPIDAVVLLELDDGVLIERLLARGRADDTEAVIRNRLEVYRDKTAPLIDFYKAKGLLTSIEAQGSMDAIAERLEKSFS; this is encoded by the coding sequence ATGAAATCCCGCCTCCTTTTCCTTGGCCCGCCTGGAGCTGGCAAAGGCACCCAGGCCGCCCGCCTCTGCCAGGCACACGGCATCAAACATCTGTCCACGGGGGATCTTCTGCGTTCCGAGGTGGCCGCTGGAACCGCTCTGGGGCAGGAGGCGGAAGCCGTGATGAATCGCGGAGAACTGGTGAGCGATGCCCTTGTGCTGGCCATCGTCGAGAGTCAGATGAAAGCCCTGAATGGGGGTGGCTGGCTGCTGGACGGTTTCCCAAGAACCGTTCCGCAAGCAGAAGCTCTCGACAAACTCCTGTCAGAACTGCAGCAGCCGATTGATGCTGTTGTGTTGCTGGAGCTGGATGACGGTGTGCTGATCGAACGTCTGCTGGCCCGCGGCCGTGCCGATGACACGGAAGCAGTGATCCGCAACCGTCTTGAGGTTTACCGCGACAAAACTGCACCCTTAATTGACTTCTATAAGGCCAAGGGTTTGCTGACCTCCATTGAGGCACAAGGAAGCATGGACGCAATTGCTGAACGGCTGGAGAAAAGCTTCAGTTGA
- the rpsM gene encoding 30S ribosomal protein S13: protein MARIAGVDIPRDKRVEVALTYIYGIGPNRARTILSKSGVNPDIRVKDLDDGDVQKLRGATESFTIEGDLRRQEGMALKRLQDIGCLRGRRHRMSLPVRGQRTRTNARTRRGARKTVAGKKK from the coding sequence TTGGCACGGATCGCCGGCGTTGACATTCCCCGCGACAAGCGGGTTGAAGTGGCCCTCACTTACATCTATGGAATCGGCCCGAACCGGGCACGAACCATCCTGTCAAAATCAGGTGTGAATCCCGACATCCGAGTCAAGGATCTCGATGATGGAGATGTTCAGAAACTTCGAGGTGCCACTGAATCCTTCACGATCGAAGGTGACTTGCGCCGACAGGAGGGCATGGCCCTCAAGCGACTCCAAGACATCGGCTGTCTGCGCGGTCGCCGCCATCGGATGAGCCTGCCTGTCCGGGGCCAACGCACCCGCACCAACGCGCGCACCCGCCGTGGTGCCCGTAAGACCGTCGCCGGCAAGAAGAAATAA
- the rpmJ gene encoding 50S ribosomal protein L36 produces the protein MKVRSSVKKISPDDQIVRRRGRIYVINKKRPRNKQRQG, from the coding sequence ATGAAGGTGCGATCGTCGGTTAAGAAAATTAGTCCTGACGATCAAATCGTCAGGCGCAGAGGTCGCATCTACGTGATCAATAAGAAGCGTCCTCGCAACAAGCAGCGCCAGGGCTGA